In a genomic window of Streptomyces koelreuteriae:
- a CDS encoding carbohydrate kinase family protein, producing MDDDRPDVLLTGLLFYDLVLTGLGKPPTPGEEIWTEGMGCGPGGIANLAVAASRFGLKTSLATVFGDDFYGEHCRDVLCDQEGVDLSLSRTADGWPTPVTVSVAFGHDRALLTHGQEPPYSQDALMGDPPGARTALVHLEAEPREWLAKAAANGTQVYADVGWDPTQEWPTALLEQLALCHAFLPNETEAMAYTRTDSAVAALGTLSELVPVAVVTRGGDGALAVDQITGEYADVPALDVDVLDATGAGDVFGAAFVTASLGGWPLAERLRFAVLAAGLSVGHHGGALAAPGWYGVHRWWHSLTDPELKRSYGFLADRLPVDPGPALAYAPLTPPAPHTSVGPRASERRH from the coding sequence GTGGACGACGACCGGCCCGATGTGCTGCTGACCGGGCTGCTCTTCTACGACCTCGTCCTCACGGGGCTCGGCAAGCCGCCGACACCCGGCGAGGAGATCTGGACCGAGGGCATGGGCTGCGGCCCGGGCGGCATCGCGAACCTCGCGGTGGCGGCCTCCCGCTTCGGCCTGAAGACCTCCCTGGCCACCGTGTTCGGCGACGACTTCTACGGCGAGCACTGCCGTGACGTCCTGTGCGACCAGGAGGGCGTCGACCTCTCGCTCTCCCGGACGGCGGACGGCTGGCCCACCCCGGTCACCGTCTCCGTCGCCTTCGGCCACGACCGCGCCCTGCTCACCCATGGCCAGGAGCCGCCGTACTCGCAGGACGCGCTGATGGGCGACCCGCCCGGCGCGCGGACCGCCCTGGTGCACCTCGAGGCCGAGCCGCGCGAGTGGCTCGCCAAGGCCGCCGCGAACGGCACGCAGGTCTACGCCGACGTCGGCTGGGACCCCACCCAGGAGTGGCCGACGGCTCTCCTGGAGCAGCTCGCGCTGTGCCACGCCTTCCTCCCGAACGAGACGGAGGCCATGGCCTACACCCGCACCGACAGCGCGGTGGCCGCGCTCGGCACACTGTCCGAGCTGGTGCCGGTCGCCGTGGTCACCCGGGGCGGGGACGGCGCCCTGGCCGTCGACCAGATCACCGGCGAGTACGCGGACGTGCCCGCCCTCGACGTCGACGTGCTCGACGCGACGGGCGCCGGGGACGTCTTCGGCGCCGCCTTCGTCACCGCCTCGCTCGGCGGCTGGCCGCTGGCGGAGCGGCTGCGGTTCGCGGTGCTCGCGGCCGGGCTGTCCGTCGGGCACCACGGCGGAGCCCTCGCGGCCCCCGGCTGGTACGGCGTGCACCGCTGGTGGCACTCCCTGACCGACCCCGAACTGAAGCGGTCGTACGGCTTCCTGGCCGACCGGCTCCCGGTGGACCCCGGGCCGGCTCTCGCGTACGCCCCCCTCACCCCGCCGGCCCCTCACACGTCCGTCGGCCCACGCGCCTCCGAACGGCGGCACTGA
- a CDS encoding DeoR/GlpR family DNA-binding transcription regulator, giving the protein MLAERRHQLILRALRSGGPAAVTDLSERLGVSPATIRRDLVKLEEDGLLTRVHGGAVVEEGDQPFAEVAEVRVSEKDAIAERAAALIEDGQSVLLDIGTTAYRLARQLHGRRLTVITSNLVVYEELADDEGIELVLLGGMVRREYRSLVGFLTEDNLRQLHADWLFLGTSGVRPGGQVMDTTVVEVPVKRAMIKASEKVALLADTAKFPGHGMAKVCGPEDLDVVVTNAPVDTATRASLQEAGVEVVVAGKVQT; this is encoded by the coding sequence GTGCTGGCAGAACGACGACACCAACTCATCCTGCGGGCCCTTCGCTCAGGAGGCCCCGCGGCTGTGACCGACCTCTCCGAGCGGCTGGGTGTGAGCCCCGCCACTATCAGGCGTGACCTGGTCAAACTGGAAGAAGACGGTCTTCTCACCCGCGTCCACGGCGGCGCCGTCGTCGAGGAGGGCGACCAGCCCTTCGCCGAGGTCGCCGAGGTGCGCGTCTCCGAGAAGGACGCCATAGCGGAGCGCGCCGCGGCGCTCATCGAGGACGGCCAGTCGGTCCTGCTGGACATCGGGACGACCGCCTACCGCCTGGCCCGGCAGCTGCACGGCCGCCGGCTCACCGTGATCACCAGCAACCTGGTGGTCTACGAGGAACTCGCCGACGACGAGGGCATCGAACTGGTCCTGCTCGGCGGTATGGTCCGCCGCGAGTACCGCTCCCTGGTCGGCTTCCTCACCGAGGACAACCTGCGCCAGCTCCACGCCGACTGGCTCTTCCTCGGCACCAGCGGTGTACGGCCCGGCGGACAGGTCATGGACACCACGGTCGTGGAGGTGCCGGTCAAGCGGGCCATGATCAAGGCCAGTGAGAAGGTCGCCCTGCTCGCCGACACGGCGAAGTTCCCCGGACACGGGATGGCGAAGGTCTGCGGTCCTGAGGACCTGGACGTGGTGGTGACGAACGCGCCGGTCGACACGGCGACGCGGGCCTCCTTGCAGGAGGCGGGCGTCGAGGTCGTCGTGGCGGGAAAGGTGCAGACGTGA
- a CDS encoding alpha-mannosidase, whose amino-acid sequence MHDESRRIEERVQRLHDQRIKTAIYAATVPFEVEAWQAPGEPVSFEEAAAASYEPFAMGTPWGPPWGTTWFRMRGQVPAEWAGRRVEAVIDLGFVGDWPGNQAEALVHLTDGTPLKAVNPLNQYVAIADPATGGETIDYLVEAASNPDILADNFSKVTPLGDKLTAGDKPLYTFRSADIAILDEEVWHLDLDVQVLRELMLELGEHDPRRHEIAHALDRAMDLLDLDDVSGSASAVREALKPALARPAHASAHTVSGVGHAHIDSAWLWPIRETKRKTSRTFSNVTSLADEYDDFIFACSQAQQYEWVRDNYPKVWARIQESVKKGQWAPVGGMWVESDGNLPGGEAVARQFIHGKRFFMDHFGIETKGVWLPDSFGYNAAYPQIAKLAGNEWFLTQKISWNQTNKFPHHTFWWEGIDGTRIFTHFPPVDTYNARFSGEEMSRAVRNYSEKGGASRSLAPFGWGDGGGGPTREIMERARRLADLEGSAKVVVEHPDAFFAKAREEYPDAPVWVGELYLELHRATYTSQARTKQGNRRSEHLLREAELWATTAALHAPGYSYPYEKLDRLWKTVLLHQFHDILPGSSIAWVHREAEAEYARVAGELHTLTAEAVAALGAGGTRAFNTSPYARAEVIRTADGAPVYVEVPAGGSAPLADARPAQPVTVNGRVLDNGLVRVEIAEDGTLSSVRDLRANREVLADAGNLLRLHTDLPNYWDAWDIDKHYRNRYTDLLDASSVTVVEQDPLIGAVRVERTFGKGSTITQTITVRAGSPRIDIETDIDWHETEKILKAAFPVDIRAPHSSAEIQFGHIQRPTHTNTSWEAARFEVSGHRWVHLGEPGYGVAVINDSTYGHDVSRTVREDGGTTTTVRLSLVRAPRIPDPEADQGRHRFTYALLPGASIEDAVAEGYALNLPLRVAEAAGAPEAVVSVEGEGVTVEAVKLADDTSGDVVVRLYESRGGRAEGVLRTGFPLAGAQITDLLERPTEEADITDAGVPVTLRPFQILTLRLRRG is encoded by the coding sequence ATGCATGACGAAAGCCGCCGGATCGAAGAGCGCGTCCAGCGCCTCCACGACCAGCGCATCAAGACCGCGATCTACGCGGCCACCGTCCCCTTCGAGGTGGAGGCCTGGCAGGCACCGGGGGAGCCGGTCTCCTTCGAGGAGGCCGCCGCCGCCTCGTACGAGCCGTTCGCCATGGGCACCCCGTGGGGCCCGCCCTGGGGCACCACCTGGTTCCGCATGCGCGGGCAGGTCCCCGCCGAGTGGGCCGGCCGGCGGGTCGAGGCCGTCATCGACCTCGGCTTCGTGGGCGACTGGCCCGGCAACCAGGCCGAGGCCCTCGTGCACCTCACCGACGGCACCCCGCTGAAGGCTGTCAACCCGCTCAACCAGTACGTGGCGATCGCCGACCCGGCGACGGGCGGGGAGACGATCGACTACCTGGTCGAGGCCGCCTCCAACCCGGACATCCTCGCGGACAACTTCTCGAAGGTCACCCCGCTCGGGGACAAGCTGACCGCGGGCGACAAGCCCCTCTACACCTTCCGCAGCGCCGACATCGCGATCCTCGACGAGGAGGTCTGGCACCTCGACCTCGACGTCCAGGTGCTGCGCGAGCTGATGCTGGAGCTGGGCGAGCACGACCCCCGCCGGCACGAGATCGCCCACGCGCTCGACCGGGCGATGGACCTGCTCGACCTGGACGACGTCTCCGGCTCCGCCTCCGCCGTCCGCGAGGCGCTGAAGCCGGCCCTCGCCCGCCCCGCGCACGCCAGCGCGCACACCGTCTCCGGCGTCGGCCACGCCCACATCGACTCCGCCTGGCTCTGGCCGATCCGCGAGACCAAGCGCAAGACGTCCCGCACGTTCTCCAACGTCACGTCCCTGGCCGACGAGTACGACGACTTCATCTTCGCCTGCTCCCAGGCCCAGCAGTACGAATGGGTGCGCGACAACTACCCCAAGGTGTGGGCCCGCATCCAGGAGTCGGTCAAGAAGGGCCAGTGGGCGCCGGTCGGCGGCATGTGGGTCGAGTCTGACGGCAACCTGCCCGGCGGCGAGGCCGTCGCCCGCCAGTTCATCCACGGCAAGCGGTTCTTCATGGACCACTTCGGCATCGAGACCAAGGGCGTCTGGCTGCCGGACTCCTTCGGCTACAACGCGGCCTACCCGCAGATCGCCAAGCTCGCCGGGAACGAGTGGTTCCTCACCCAGAAGATCTCCTGGAACCAGACCAACAAGTTCCCCCACCACACCTTCTGGTGGGAGGGCATCGACGGCACCCGCATCTTCACCCACTTCCCGCCGGTCGACACCTACAACGCCCGCTTCAGCGGCGAGGAGATGTCCCGCGCGGTCCGCAACTACTCGGAGAAGGGCGGCGCCTCCCGCTCCCTGGCCCCCTTCGGCTGGGGCGACGGCGGTGGCGGCCCCACCCGCGAGATCATGGAACGCGCCCGCCGGCTGGCGGACCTGGAGGGCTCCGCCAAGGTCGTCGTCGAACACCCCGACGCGTTCTTCGCCAAGGCCCGCGAGGAGTACCCGGACGCGCCCGTCTGGGTCGGCGAGCTCTACCTGGAGCTGCACCGCGCCACCTACACCTCCCAGGCCCGCACCAAGCAGGGCAACCGCCGCTCCGAGCACCTCCTGCGCGAGGCAGAGCTGTGGGCGACGACCGCCGCGCTCCACGCGCCCGGGTACTCCTACCCGTACGAGAAGCTGGACCGGCTCTGGAAGACGGTGCTGCTGCACCAGTTCCACGACATCCTGCCCGGCTCCTCCATCGCCTGGGTGCACCGCGAGGCCGAGGCCGAGTACGCCCGAGTCGCCGGTGAACTGCACACGCTGACCGCCGAGGCGGTGGCCGCGCTCGGCGCCGGCGGGACCCGCGCCTTCAACACCAGCCCCTACGCCCGCGCCGAGGTGATCCGCACCGCCGACGGCGCACCGGTCTACGTGGAGGTCCCCGCCGGCGGCTCCGCGCCCCTCGCCGACGCCCGCCCCGCGCAGCCCGTGACCGTGAACGGCCGGGTGCTCGACAACGGGCTGGTCCGCGTGGAGATCGCCGAGGACGGCACCCTGTCGTCCGTGCGGGACCTGCGCGCGAACCGCGAGGTCCTGGCCGACGCGGGCAACCTGCTGCGCCTGCACACCGACCTGCCCAACTACTGGGACGCCTGGGACATCGACAAGCACTACCGGAACCGCTACACGGACCTCCTCGACGCCTCGTCCGTCACGGTCGTCGAGCAGGACCCGCTGATCGGCGCCGTCCGCGTCGAGCGGACCTTCGGCAAGGGCTCCACGATCACCCAGACGATCACCGTCCGCGCCGGCAGTCCCCGCATCGACATCGAGACGGACATCGACTGGCACGAGACCGAGAAGATCCTCAAGGCGGCCTTCCCGGTCGACATCCGCGCCCCGCACTCCTCCGCCGAGATCCAGTTCGGCCACATCCAGCGGCCCACCCACACCAACACCAGCTGGGAGGCGGCCCGCTTCGAGGTCTCCGGCCACCGCTGGGTGCACCTCGGCGAACCCGGCTACGGCGTCGCGGTCATCAACGACTCGACCTACGGCCACGACGTCTCCCGCACGGTCCGCGAGGACGGCGGCACCACGACCACCGTCCGCCTCAGCCTGGTGCGCGCCCCGCGCATCCCGGACCCCGAGGCCGACCAGGGCCGCCACCGCTTCACCTACGCGCTGCTGCCCGGCGCGAGCATCGAGGACGCCGTCGCCGAGGGCTACGCCCTCAACCTGCCGCTCCGCGTGGCCGAGGCGGCGGGCGCCCCCGAAGCGGTCGTCTCCGTCGAGGGCGAGGGAGTGACCGTGGAGGCGGTCAAGCTCGCCGACGACACCTCGGGCGATGTCGTCGTACGGCTCTACGAGTCGCGCGGCGGCCGCGCCGAGGGCGTCCTGCGCACCGGCTTCCCGCTCGCCGGCGCGCAGATCACCGATTTGCTGGAGCGGCCGACCGAGGAAGCGGATATCACCGACGCCGGTGTCCCCGTCACCCTGCGGCCCTTCCAGATCCTCACCCTGCGTCTGCGCAGGGGCTGA
- a CDS encoding ABC transporter substrate-binding protein produces the protein MDLSRRRFLQAAAFTAAASGLTVACGNGSGSAGSKNGKSLTLWYWGGALSDKVVAEAKTHFAKEVKLTAASIGGDFKSKLTTTLAAGTSVPDITGIKGEDMASFLPNANRFLDLNDLGFKDISSQYLDWKTKLARTEDGKQIGFPIDIGPTALFYRADLFDKAGLPTDPDKVAARAGTWDDYFALGTELKEKVPGTYLVNNIGSVFNMAVGQGTERFIDKDNRFIGDQDHIRKAWTTAVRPYTLGLDAKINDNSWNAAVGKSLSTELGAAWHALDIEQAAPKTKGKWRVCAMPGGPANQGGSYLALPKQCRNPEEAFKIISWILSPENDARGFADAAIFPAAPAAYAMPAMTGGDPFFGGQKIIEVFGPAAKSIPASYEAPADAAVMAPFMTELTSIESKGKKPDDAWHDAVSQAKQIARRQGVS, from the coding sequence GTGGACCTTTCCCGCAGACGCTTCCTCCAGGCCGCCGCGTTCACCGCGGCCGCCTCCGGTCTGACCGTGGCATGCGGCAACGGCTCAGGATCGGCCGGCAGCAAGAACGGCAAGAGCCTCACCTTGTGGTACTGGGGAGGCGCGCTCAGCGACAAGGTGGTCGCCGAGGCGAAGACGCACTTCGCCAAGGAGGTGAAGCTGACCGCCGCCTCCATCGGCGGCGACTTCAAGTCGAAGCTCACCACCACCCTCGCCGCGGGCACCTCCGTGCCCGACATCACCGGCATCAAGGGCGAGGACATGGCGTCCTTCCTGCCCAACGCGAACCGCTTCCTCGACCTCAACGACCTGGGCTTCAAGGACATCTCGTCGCAGTACCTGGACTGGAAGACCAAGCTCGCGCGGACCGAGGACGGCAAGCAGATCGGCTTCCCGATCGACATCGGCCCCACCGCGCTGTTCTACCGGGCGGACCTGTTCGACAAGGCCGGGCTGCCCACCGACCCCGACAAGGTCGCGGCCCGGGCGGGGACCTGGGACGACTACTTCGCGCTCGGCACCGAGCTGAAGGAGAAGGTGCCCGGCACCTACCTGGTCAACAACATCGGCTCGGTGTTCAACATGGCGGTCGGGCAGGGCACCGAGCGGTTCATCGACAAGGACAACCGCTTCATCGGCGACCAGGACCACATCCGCAAGGCGTGGACCACCGCGGTCCGCCCCTACACCCTCGGTCTCGACGCCAAGATCAACGACAACAGCTGGAACGCGGCCGTCGGCAAGAGCCTGAGCACCGAACTCGGCGCCGCCTGGCACGCGCTGGACATCGAGCAGGCGGCCCCGAAGACCAAGGGCAAGTGGCGGGTCTGCGCGATGCCCGGCGGGCCGGCCAACCAGGGCGGCTCCTATCTGGCCCTGCCCAAGCAGTGCCGGAACCCCGAAGAGGCATTCAAGATCATCAGCTGGATCCTCAGCCCGGAGAACGACGCCCGCGGCTTCGCCGACGCCGCGATCTTCCCGGCCGCGCCGGCGGCGTACGCCATGCCGGCCATGACGGGCGGCGACCCCTTCTTCGGCGGGCAGAAGATCATCGAGGTGTTCGGCCCGGCCGCCAAGTCCATACCGGCCAGCTACGAGGCACCCGCGGACGCCGCCGTCATGGCCCCCTTCATGACCGAGCTGACCAGCATCGAGTCCAAGGGCAAGAAGCCCGACGACGCCTGGCACGACGCTGTCAGCCAGGCCAAGCAGATCGCCCGCCGCCAGGGGGTGAGCTGA
- a CDS encoding sulfotransferase family protein — MRDPRMSALGKGLKRRGRLVIEAVSPPRRNLEAIPGPRPDADTYTAPTAPRLVDSPVFVLSSVRSGSTLLRVLLNSHSRIRAPHEMHLRTVHVSLSRDFTADAMRALHLDKDELEHVLWDRVLHLELTRSGKDVIVDKTPPNTLIWPRLRRCWPNARYILLLRHPGAVVASLTSRRTDPDHEAVRAEVLEYSEKLEEARRNLDPHVITYEDLTAEPEKVTRGICDHLGVPWEPGMLDYGSKDHGTFRPQLGDWSSTIKSGRIQTARTADPDVELPPRLKELAQAWGYGT; from the coding sequence GTGCGAGACCCGCGCATGTCCGCCCTCGGCAAGGGACTCAAGCGTCGCGGAAGGCTGGTGATAGAGGCGGTCAGTCCACCGCGCCGGAACCTCGAAGCCATCCCCGGCCCCCGCCCGGACGCCGACACCTACACCGCCCCGACCGCTCCCCGGCTGGTGGACTCGCCTGTCTTCGTGCTGTCGTCGGTGCGCTCCGGCTCGACCCTGTTGCGGGTCCTGCTCAACAGCCACAGCCGCATCCGGGCCCCGCACGAGATGCATCTGCGCACCGTGCACGTCAGCCTCTCCCGCGACTTCACCGCGGACGCCATGCGGGCGCTCCACCTCGACAAGGACGAGCTGGAACACGTGCTGTGGGACCGGGTGCTGCACCTCGAACTCACCCGCAGCGGCAAGGACGTCATCGTCGACAAGACCCCGCCGAACACCCTCATCTGGCCCAGGCTGCGCCGATGCTGGCCGAACGCCCGCTACATCCTGCTGCTCCGCCACCCCGGCGCGGTCGTCGCCTCCCTCACCAGCCGCCGCACCGACCCCGACCACGAGGCCGTCCGCGCCGAGGTCCTCGAATACAGCGAGAAGCTGGAGGAGGCCCGCCGGAACCTCGACCCGCACGTGATCACGTACGAGGACCTCACCGCCGAGCCGGAGAAGGTCACCCGCGGCATCTGCGACCACCTCGGTGTGCCCTGGGAGCCCGGCATGCTCGACTACGGCAGCAAGGACCACGGCACCTTCCGCCCCCAGCTCGGCGACTGGTCCAGCACCATCAAGTCCGGCCGCATCCAGACGGCCCGCACCGCCGACCCGGACGTGGAACTGCCCCCACGCCTGAAGGAACTGGCCCAGGCGTGGGGGTACGGGACCTAG
- a CDS encoding 6-phospho-beta-glucosidase, with protein sequence MKLTILGGGGFRVPLVYGALLQDHAEGRVTHVVLHDLDAGRLSAVTRVLAEQAAGVPDAPEVSATTDLDEALRGADFVFSAIRVGGLEGRANDERVALAEGVLGQETVGAGGIAYGLRTVPVAVDIARRVARLAPEAWVINFTNPAGLVTEAMSRHLGDRVIGICDSPVGLGRRIARVLGGNPREAWIDYVGLNHLGWVRGLHIAGRDELPRLLADPDLLGSFEEGKLFGTDWLRSLGAIPNEYLHYYYFNREAVRAYQQAEKTRGAFLHDQQARFYAEMRNPDAPALKVWDDTRAEREATYMAENRETAGAGERDEDDLSGGYEKVALALMRAIARDERTTLILNVRNRRTLSVLDTDAVIEVPCLVDANGAHPVTVEPLPDHATGLVCAVKAVEREVLSAADSGSRATAVKAFALHPLVDSVNVARRLVEGYTEVHPGLAYLR encoded by the coding sequence GTGAAACTGACGATTCTGGGCGGCGGAGGATTCCGCGTGCCGCTGGTGTACGGGGCGCTCCTCCAGGACCACGCCGAGGGCCGGGTGACCCACGTCGTCCTGCACGATCTGGACGCCGGACGGCTGTCGGCGGTGACCCGGGTCCTCGCCGAGCAGGCGGCCGGTGTCCCCGACGCGCCCGAGGTGAGCGCCACCACCGACCTCGACGAGGCCCTGCGCGGCGCCGACTTCGTGTTCTCCGCGATCCGCGTCGGCGGCCTGGAGGGCCGCGCGAACGACGAGCGGGTGGCCCTGGCCGAGGGCGTCCTCGGCCAGGAGACGGTCGGTGCGGGCGGCATCGCCTACGGCCTGCGCACGGTCCCGGTCGCCGTCGACATCGCCCGGCGGGTGGCCCGGCTCGCGCCCGAGGCCTGGGTCATCAACTTCACCAACCCGGCCGGCCTGGTCACCGAGGCCATGTCCCGCCACCTCGGCGACCGCGTCATCGGCATCTGCGACTCACCCGTGGGCCTCGGCCGCCGCATCGCCCGCGTGCTCGGCGGGAACCCCAGGGAAGCCTGGATCGACTACGTCGGTCTCAACCACCTCGGCTGGGTGCGCGGCCTGCACATCGCCGGCCGCGACGAACTCCCGCGGCTGCTCGCCGACCCCGACCTGCTCGGCTCCTTCGAGGAGGGCAAGCTCTTCGGCACCGACTGGCTGCGCTCCCTCGGCGCGATCCCCAACGAATATCTGCACTACTACTACTTCAACCGTGAGGCCGTACGGGCCTACCAGCAGGCCGAGAAGACCCGCGGCGCCTTCCTGCACGACCAGCAGGCCCGCTTCTACGCCGAGATGCGGAACCCGGACGCCCCCGCCCTCAAGGTCTGGGACGACACCCGCGCCGAACGCGAGGCCACCTACATGGCCGAGAACCGCGAGACGGCGGGCGCCGGCGAACGCGACGAGGACGATCTGTCGGGCGGCTACGAGAAGGTCGCCCTCGCCCTGATGCGGGCCATCGCCCGGGACGAGCGCACCACCCTGATCCTCAACGTCCGCAACCGGCGCACCCTGTCGGTCCTGGACACCGACGCCGTCATCGAGGTCCCCTGCCTCGTCGACGCCAACGGCGCCCACCCCGTCACCGTCGAGCCGCTCCCCGACCACGCCACCGGACTGGTCTGCGCGGTCAAGGCCGTCGAGCGCGAGGTGCTGTCCGCCGCCGACTCCGGCTCCCGGGCGACGGCGGTGAAGGCCTTCGCGCTGCACCCGCTCGTCGACTCCGTCAATGTGGCCCGCCGGCTGGTCGAGGGCTACACCGAGGTCCATCCCGGGCTGGCGTACCTTAGGTGA
- a CDS encoding alpha-L-fucosidase produces MAVQPWFSDAKLGIFIHWGIYAVDGVQESWSFYDDIVPYDRYMSQFDRFTASRYDPRDWAQLFARAGARYAVLTSRHHDGVALWDSAHGDLNVGRDLIAGYADALREQGLKVGLYYSHSDWSHPDYASTRKPGRPPELEDNRYSEVAVEFEDPAAWERFLAYRDGQLRELVSRYRPDLLWFDGEWDRSEEQWRIPELAALIRSEVPDVVFNARMLSEGDYATPEQGAPVIPPEGPWELCLTINDSWGHQHHDHNHKSVDQLIRYFTETIGGGGNLLLSVGPREDGTIPAEQAERLEGLGTWIARHAEAVYGTVRGLPPGHHYGPSTLSQDRRTLYLTLFDAPRAEINVRGLLSAVRRVTVLGSGTELSHRVTGGLHETPGVLWIEPPAAADLDPYATVLAVELEGELELYRGAGRF; encoded by the coding sequence ATGGCCGTACAACCCTGGTTCAGCGACGCCAAGCTTGGGATCTTCATCCACTGGGGCATCTACGCCGTCGACGGCGTGCAGGAGTCCTGGTCGTTCTACGACGACATCGTCCCCTACGACCGGTACATGTCCCAGTTCGACCGCTTCACGGCCTCCCGCTACGACCCGCGCGACTGGGCACAGCTCTTCGCGCGGGCCGGCGCCCGGTACGCCGTGCTGACCAGCCGCCACCACGACGGAGTCGCCCTCTGGGACAGCGCCCACGGCGACCTCAACGTGGGCCGCGATCTGATCGCCGGCTACGCCGACGCCCTGCGCGAGCAGGGCCTCAAGGTCGGCCTCTACTACTCGCACTCGGACTGGAGCCACCCCGACTACGCCTCCACCCGCAAGCCCGGCCGCCCGCCGGAGCTGGAGGACAACCGCTACTCCGAGGTCGCCGTCGAGTTCGAGGACCCGGCCGCCTGGGAACGCTTCCTCGCCTACCGGGACGGCCAGCTGCGGGAGCTGGTGTCCCGCTACCGGCCCGACCTGCTGTGGTTCGACGGCGAGTGGGACCGCAGCGAGGAGCAGTGGCGCATCCCCGAACTCGCCGCCCTCATCCGCTCCGAGGTCCCGGACGTCGTCTTCAACGCCCGCATGCTGAGCGAGGGCGACTACGCCACCCCCGAACAGGGCGCCCCCGTCATCCCGCCGGAGGGCCCCTGGGAGCTGTGCCTCACGATCAACGACTCCTGGGGCCATCAGCACCACGACCACAACCACAAGTCGGTCGATCAGCTGATCCGCTACTTCACCGAGACCATCGGCGGCGGAGGCAATCTGCTCCTCAGCGTCGGCCCGCGCGAGGACGGCACCATCCCGGCCGAGCAGGCGGAGCGGCTGGAAGGACTCGGCACCTGGATCGCCCGGCACGCGGAAGCGGTGTACGGCACCGTCCGGGGACTCCCGCCGGGTCACCACTACGGCCCGAGCACCCTCTCCCAGGACCGCCGCACCCTCTATCTGACCCTGTTCGACGCCCCACGCGCCGAGATCAACGTCCGGGGCCTGCTCAGCGCGGTGCGCCGGGTGACGGTCCTCGGCAGCGGCACGGAACTGTCCCACCGCGTCACCGGCGGCCTGCACGAGACGCCGGGCGTCCTCTGGATCGAACCCCCCGCCGCGGCGGACCTCGACCCGTACGCAACGGTGCTGGCCGTCGAACTCGAAGGGGAACTGGAGCTGTACCGGGGCGCCGGCCGGTTCTGA
- a CDS encoding ATP-grasp domain-containing protein yields MVSRVRVWLNRTYAENVFFMDQLRRNPSDRAVEIHATHGDPDSPVLAAADTAELEPEGLSPAGYVEYALAQCARRGIDVFVPRLHQSAVVAHRAEFEAAGTAVLAPPPEAVAVFHDKVIAYEAVQAIGVPVPPWYRVRSDGELIAAVEELEAGGHKACFKPASGAGGVGFRVITRSPFSLSQLDGFPSPYVPLDLVLEALRQAEEPVDWLVMPRLEQPEVSVDCLTGPDNRVRMAVGRTKNGRRRGFTLHEQWLDPARRLAEAFGLHYLSNIQFRMFGDRPVLMDVNTRPAGGLHQLSLCGINAPWAAVQLALGEDPGEVVPPFLGQDYAVVSGPRPLRPVTLPQQRAEAAEPLPVPVDSVGTAPQAPQTQQAPQAPQASVEALPL; encoded by the coding sequence ATGGTCTCTCGCGTACGCGTCTGGCTCAACCGCACGTACGCGGAGAACGTGTTCTTCATGGATCAGCTGCGGAGAAATCCCAGCGACCGGGCCGTCGAGATCCATGCCACCCACGGCGACCCCGACTCCCCCGTGCTGGCCGCCGCCGACACCGCCGAGCTGGAGCCCGAGGGCCTGTCCCCGGCGGGGTACGTCGAGTACGCGCTGGCCCAGTGCGCGCGGCGCGGCATCGATGTGTTCGTGCCCCGGCTGCACCAGTCGGCGGTCGTGGCGCACCGCGCCGAGTTCGAGGCGGCCGGTACGGCGGTGCTGGCGCCGCCGCCCGAGGCGGTGGCCGTCTTCCACGACAAGGTGATCGCCTACGAGGCGGTCCAGGCGATCGGCGTGCCGGTGCCGCCGTGGTACCGCGTCCGCTCGGACGGTGAACTGATCGCCGCCGTGGAGGAGTTGGAGGCCGGCGGACACAAGGCCTGCTTCAAGCCGGCGTCCGGGGCGGGCGGGGTGGGCTTCCGGGTGATCACCCGTTCGCCCTTCTCGCTGTCGCAACTCGACGGGTTCCCCAGCCCGTACGTGCCGCTCGATCTGGTGCTGGAGGCGCTGCGGCAGGCCGAGGAGCCGGTGGACTGGCTGGTGATGCCGCGTCTGGAGCAGCCCGAGGTGTCGGTGGACTGTCTGACCGGTCCGGACAACCGGGTCCGGATGGCCGTGGGCCGTACCAAGAACGGCCGCCGCCGGGGCTTCACGCTGCACGAGCAGTGGCTGGACCCGGCCCGGCGGCTCGCGGAGGCCTTCGGTCTGCACTACCTGTCCAACATCCAGTTCCGGATGTTCGGCGACCGGCCGGTCCTCATGGACGTCAACACCCGCCCGGCCGGCGGCCTGCACCAGCTGTCGCTGTGCGGGATCAACGCCCCTTGGGCGGCGGTGCAGTTGGCGCTCGGCGAGGACCCGGGCGAGGTGGTTCCGCCGTTCCTGGGCCAGGACTACGCGGTGGTGTCGGGGCCGCGCCCGCTGCGTCCGGTGACGCTGCCGCAGCAGCGGGCGGAGGCGGCCGAGCCGCTGCCGGTGCCGGTCGACTCCGTCGGGACGGCCCCGCAGGCCCCGCAGACCCAGCAAGCCCCGCAGGCCCCGCAGGCCTCGGTGGAGGCCCTGCCCCTCTAG